The following proteins are co-located in the Frigidibacter mobilis genome:
- the hisF gene encoding imidazole glycerol phosphate synthase subunit HisF has translation MLKTRIIPCLDVADGRVVKGVNFVDLRDAGDPVEAAKAYDAAGADELCFLDIHATHENRGTMYDLVTRTAEQCFMPLTVGGGVRSPQDVRALLLAGADKVSFNSAAVADPDVVARSADHFGSQCIVVAIDAKTVAPGHWEIFTHGGRKPTGINAVEFARTVAAKGAGEILLTSMDRDGTRAGFNLPLTRAIADAVSIPVIASGGVGTLDHLVEGVTQGHASAVLAASIFHFGDFTIRQAKDHMAAAGIPMRLS, from the coding sequence ATGCTGAAGACCCGCATCATCCCCTGCCTCGATGTCGCCGATGGCCGCGTGGTCAAGGGCGTGAACTTCGTCGACCTGCGCGACGCCGGCGACCCGGTCGAGGCCGCCAAGGCCTATGACGCCGCCGGCGCGGATGAGCTGTGCTTTCTGGATATCCACGCAACTCACGAGAATCGCGGGACAATGTACGATCTTGTCACCCGCACCGCCGAGCAGTGCTTCATGCCGCTGACGGTGGGCGGCGGCGTGCGCAGCCCGCAGGACGTGCGCGCCCTGCTGCTGGCCGGGGCCGACAAGGTCAGCTTCAACTCCGCCGCCGTGGCCGATCCCGATGTCGTCGCCCGCTCTGCCGACCATTTCGGCAGCCAGTGCATCGTCGTCGCCATCGACGCCAAGACCGTCGCCCCCGGACACTGGGAAATCTTCACCCACGGCGGGCGAAAACCCACGGGAATCAATGCCGTAGAGTTCGCCCGTACCGTCGCCGCCAAGGGCGCCGGTGAGATCTTGCTCACCAGCATGGACCGCGACGGCACCCGCGCCGGCTTCAACCTGCCCCTCACCCGCGCCATCGCCGATGCGGTTTCCATCCCCGTCATCGCCTCCGGCGGCGTCGGCACGCTCGACCATCTCGTCGAGGGCGTCACCCAGGGCCACGCCTCCGCCGTCCTCGCCGCCTCGATCTTCCACTTCGGCGATTTCACCATCCGGCAGGCCAAGGACCACATGGCCGCCGCCGGCATTCCGATGAGGTTGTCATGA
- a CDS encoding phosphoribosyl-ATP diphosphatase — MTALTRLAATIEARKGADPDSSWTAKLLNKGPEKCAEKFGEEAVEAIIEAVKGDRAQLAAEAADVLYHLLVMLAARDVTLQEVMAELERREGVSGIAEKAARG; from the coding sequence ATGACCGCCCTCACCCGCCTTGCCGCCACCATCGAGGCCCGCAAGGGTGCCGATCCCGACAGCTCATGGACCGCCAAGCTCTTGAACAAAGGGCCGGAAAAATGTGCCGAGAAGTTCGGCGAGGAGGCGGTGGAGGCGATCATCGAGGCGGTGAAGGGCGACCGCGCCCAGCTCGCCGCCGAGGCCGCCGACGTGCTCTATCACCTGCTGGTCATGCTCGCCGCGCGCGATGTGACGCTGCAGGAGGTGATGGCGGAGCTGGAGCGGCGCGAGGGAGTTTCGGGGATTGCCGAAAAGGCGGCGCGTGGATGA
- the rlmB gene encoding 23S rRNA (guanosine(2251)-2'-O)-methyltransferase RlmB, giving the protein MKKPTWVIDKERARRAAAAETVWLFGLHAVRDALSNPDRERIRLVLTKNAYDKLAEAVAAAGIEPEIVDARKFDVEVPLQPDSVHQGAALEVKPLRWGKLSEVCIDGKGNPLVVLLDQVTDPHNVGAVLRSAEVFGARAVIAPARHAAPETGALAKTASGALERQPYLRVVNLADAMEELKAAGYVLIGLAAEAEVTLAEALAEVGSRPVGLVLGAEGPGLREKTRATCDRLAKVPYAGGFGSLNVSNAAAIALYAAATR; this is encoded by the coding sequence ATGAAGAAACCCACCTGGGTGATTGACAAGGAACGCGCCCGCCGGGCGGCCGCAGCGGAAACCGTGTGGCTGTTCGGCCTGCACGCGGTGCGCGATGCGCTGTCCAACCCGGACCGTGAGCGGATCCGGCTGGTGCTGACCAAGAACGCCTATGACAAGCTGGCCGAGGCGGTGGCCGCCGCCGGGATCGAGCCCGAGATCGTCGATGCCCGCAAGTTCGATGTGGAGGTGCCGCTGCAGCCCGACAGCGTGCATCAGGGCGCCGCGCTGGAGGTGAAGCCGCTGCGCTGGGGCAAGCTGTCCGAGGTCTGCATCGACGGGAAGGGCAACCCGCTGGTGGTGCTGCTCGATCAGGTGACCGATCCGCATAACGTCGGCGCCGTGCTGCGGTCGGCCGAGGTGTTCGGCGCGCGGGCGGTGATCGCCCCCGCCCGCCATGCCGCGCCCGAGACTGGCGCGTTGGCCAAGACCGCCAGCGGCGCGCTGGAGCGCCAGCCCTATCTGCGCGTCGTCAACCTGGCCGACGCGATGGAGGAGCTGAAGGCGGCGGGATACGTCCTGATCGGGCTGGCGGCCGAGGCCGAGGTGACGCTGGCAGAGGCGCTGGCAGAGGTCGGCAGCCGCCCGGTGGGGCTGGTGCTGGGGGCCGAGGGGCCGGGCCTGCGCGAGAAGACCCGGGCGACCTGCGACCGGCTGGCGAAGGTGCCCTATGCGGGGGGCTTCGGGTCGCTGAACGTGTCGAACGCGGCGGCGATCGCGCTTTATGCGGCGGCCACACGGTAA
- a CDS encoding YHS domain-containing (seleno)protein — protein MLPRRPFPALTRRAAMLLVALFCGVAAPALADEQPMATASGVALAGRDAVAYFVEGRAVAGSADHALKWRGAVWFFASGKNLSSFEMNPLAYAPRYGGHCPESVIAGDPRPGNPELFVIREGKLYLARSREALDRILHDPGIVAQADAAWKKLRER, from the coding sequence ATGCTGCCGCGTCGCCCCTTCCCCGCCCTGACCCGCCGTGCTGCCATGCTGCTTGTGGCCCTGTTCTGCGGGGTCGCGGCGCCGGCCCTGGCCGATGAGCAGCCGATGGCCACCGCCTCGGGCGTGGCACTGGCGGGGCGCGATGCGGTCGCCTATTTCGTGGAGGGGCGCGCGGTGGCGGGCTCTGCCGATCACGCGCTGAAATGGCGGGGGGCGGTGTGGTTCTTTGCGAGCGGCAAGAACCTGTCCAGTTTCGAGATGAACCCCTTGGCCTATGCGCCGCGTTATGGCGGGCATTGCCCGGAATCGGTGATCGCGGGCGATCCGCGCCCCGGCAATCCCGAGCTGTTCGTGATCCGCGAGGGCAAGCTGTATCTGGCGCGCAGCCGCGAGGCGCTGGACCGCATCCTGCACGATCCGGGCATTGTCGCCCAGGCCGATGCGGCGTGGAAAAAGCTGCGCGAGCGCTGA
- a CDS encoding CoA-binding protein, protein MTTTDTFLRDTLRSTRVIAVVGFSPDPSRPSHYVAEFLRAQGYRVIPVNPGQAGKSFLGETVAARLADIPAEIEVDMVDIFRNAEAVPGVVEEAMAALPHLRTIWMQLGIAHEGAAEKARAAGLAVVEDRCPKMEIPRLFGRASPLEGAPEV, encoded by the coding sequence ATGACCACGACCGACACGTTCCTGCGCGATACGCTGCGCTCCACCCGGGTGATCGCTGTGGTGGGTTTCTCGCCCGATCCCTCCCGCCCCTCGCATTACGTTGCCGAGTTCCTGCGCGCGCAGGGCTACCGGGTGATTCCGGTCAATCCCGGGCAGGCCGGCAAGAGCTTCCTGGGCGAGACGGTGGCAGCGCGGCTGGCCGACATCCCCGCCGAGATCGAGGTGGACATGGTCGACATCTTCCGCAACGCCGAGGCCGTGCCGGGCGTGGTGGAGGAGGCGATGGCGGCGCTGCCGCATCTGCGCACGATCTGGATGCAGCTTGGCATCGCCCATGAAGGGGCCGCCGAAAAGGCCCGCGCCGCCGGGCTGGCCGTGGTCGAGGACCGCTGCCCGAAGATGGAGATCCCGCGGCTGTTCGGCCGCGCCTCGCCGCTGGAGGGCGCGCCGGAGGTGTGA
- a CDS encoding O-acetylhomoserine aminocarboxypropyltransferase/cysteine synthase family protein: MTQGFDTLQVHAGTAPDPATGARQVPIYQTTAYVFRDADHAARLFGLQEVGYIYSRLTNPTVSALANRIAALEGGVGAVCCSSGHAAQIMALFPLMGPGLNIVASTRLYGGTITQFSQTFKRFGWSARFVDFDDEAAVAAAIDDDTRAVFCESISNPGGYVTDLPAIAAIADKAGIPLIVDNTLASPYLCRPIEHGATLVVHSTTKYLTGNGTVTGGAIVDAGTFDWSASGKFPSLSAPEPAYHGLKFHEALGGMAFTFHSIAIGLRDLGMTMNPQAAHYTLMGIETLSLRMEKHVANAKAVAEWLEKDPRVEFVTYAGLASSPWNARVERICPKGAGALFTFAVKGGYEACVKLVDALQLFSHVANLGDTRSLVIHSASTTHRQLTPEQQQAAGAAPNVVRLSIGIENVEDLIADLDQALAVATA; encoded by the coding sequence ATGACCCAAGGCTTCGACACACTTCAGGTTCACGCGGGCACGGCGCCCGATCCGGCCACCGGAGCGCGGCAGGTGCCGATCTACCAGACCACGGCCTATGTGTTCCGCGATGCGGATCACGCCGCGCGCCTGTTTGGGCTGCAGGAAGTGGGCTACATCTACTCGCGCCTGACCAATCCCACCGTTTCGGCGCTGGCGAACCGGATTGCGGCGCTGGAGGGCGGGGTCGGCGCGGTGTGCTGCTCGTCGGGCCATGCGGCGCAGATCATGGCGCTGTTCCCGCTGATGGGGCCGGGGCTGAACATCGTCGCCTCCACCCGGCTTTACGGCGGCACCATCACCCAGTTCAGCCAGACCTTCAAACGCTTCGGCTGGTCGGCGCGCTTTGTCGATTTCGATGACGAGGCCGCGGTGGCCGCCGCCATCGACGATGACACCCGCGCGGTGTTCTGCGAATCGATCTCGAACCCCGGCGGCTATGTGACCGACCTGCCGGCGATTGCGGCCATTGCCGACAAGGCCGGCATTCCGCTGATCGTCGACAACACCCTTGCCAGCCCGTACCTGTGCCGCCCCATCGAGCATGGCGCCACACTGGTGGTGCATTCGACCACGAAATACCTGACCGGCAATGGTACCGTGACCGGCGGCGCCATCGTCGATGCCGGGACCTTCGACTGGTCGGCCTCGGGCAAGTTCCCGTCGCTGTCGGCACCTGAACCCGCCTATCACGGGCTGAAGTTCCACGAGGCGCTTGGCGGCATGGCCTTCACCTTCCATTCCATCGCCATCGGGCTGCGCGATCTGGGCATGACCATGAACCCGCAGGCGGCGCATTACACGCTGATGGGGATCGAGACGCTGAGCCTGCGGATGGAGAAGCATGTCGCCAACGCCAAGGCGGTGGCCGAATGGCTGGAGAAGGATCCGCGGGTGGAGTTCGTCACCTATGCCGGGCTCGCCTCCTCGCCCTGGAATGCCCGCGTCGAACGGATCTGCCCCAAGGGTGCCGGGGCCCTCTTCACCTTCGCGGTGAAGGGCGGGTATGAGGCCTGCGTGAAGCTGGTCGATGCGCTGCAGCTGTTCAGCCATGTAGCGAACCTGGGCGATACGCGCAGCCTGGTGATCCATTCGGCCTCGACCACGCACCGGCAGCTGACGCCCGAACAGCAGCAGGCGGCGGGCGCGGCACCCAATGTGGTGCGGCTGTCGATCGGCATCGAGAACGTGGAAGACCTGATCGCAGACCTGGATCAGGCGCTGGCGGTGGCAACCGCCTGA
- a CDS encoding SIMPL domain-containing protein — protein MRIFNVVAMVAALGMGAGVPALALADEGHITVTGNGNAEAAPDMASVSLGVVTEAATAAEAMAANSAALTEVLATLTGAGIERRDIQSSGLSLSPAYEDNYQGGPEGPKVRGFIAQNNVTVRVRALDSLGGVLDAAVGQGANNLYGLTFGLQDPGPKMDDARRDAVADARRKAELYALAAGVKLGEVISISEQVDYGGPIPQQMRAASFAKDSGVPVAEGELSLSASVTVVYDLAD, from the coding sequence ATGCGGATTTTTAACGTGGTTGCGATGGTCGCAGCGCTTGGCATGGGGGCCGGCGTCCCGGCCCTGGCGCTGGCCGACGAGGGTCACATCACTGTGACCGGCAATGGCAACGCAGAAGCGGCGCCCGACATGGCCTCCGTCAGCCTGGGCGTGGTGACAGAGGCGGCGACGGCGGCCGAGGCTATGGCGGCCAATTCGGCGGCGCTGACCGAGGTGCTGGCCACCCTGACCGGCGCCGGGATCGAGCGGCGGGACATTCAGTCCAGCGGCCTCAGCCTCAGCCCCGCCTATGAAGACAATTACCAGGGGGGTCCCGAGGGCCCCAAGGTCCGCGGCTTCATCGCGCAGAACAACGTCACCGTCCGGGTGCGGGCGCTGGACAGCCTTGGCGGGGTGCTCGACGCCGCCGTGGGGCAGGGCGCGAACAACCTCTATGGCCTGACCTTCGGCCTGCAGGACCCCGGGCCCAAGATGGACGACGCCCGCCGCGATGCGGTCGCCGATGCCCGCCGCAAGGCCGAGCTTTATGCGCTGGCCGCCGGGGTGAAGCTGGGCGAGGTGATCTCGATCTCGGAACAGGTCGATTACGGCGGGCCGATCCCGCAGCAGATGCGCGCCGCCAGCTTCGCCAAGGATTCGGGCGTGCCGGTGGCCGAGGGCGAGCTGAGCCTGTCCGCCTCTGTCACCGTGGTCTACGACCTGGCCGACTGA